The proteins below come from a single Aegilops tauschii subsp. strangulata cultivar AL8/78 chromosome 6, Aet v6.0, whole genome shotgun sequence genomic window:
- the LOC120966227 gene encoding uncharacterized protein, with the protein MSTASGFVAVPRCPVIFDGTNYTEFAGFMRIHMRGIRLWGVLSGEVCCPPRPVPPVAPTPPTPLVLPLDANQAAKDAAKVADEAADRAYDERALAYEEALQTYHGALSVYTQWLDDDARAAAVLTASVLPQFASEFLGLPTVFQMWTCLRQRYEPSGDALYLSVVRQEHALQQGDSTVDDFYAQSSAIWRQLDSLRSAGCRTCPCCQAIQADLEFHRVYEFLSRLRKEFEPRRAQLLARGRISLMEALSEIRAEETRLRGAGLLEVPSVLATRVSSTPPAAPPHSRSSALPLLPTPSGGSGRPRSHCDYCKNDGHIESQCYTKRKHLRKARSSGTASSPPPASAIALTEQDILRLKRLLAASGSSSTGTAGSVTDASRTEHPPSTQSGSSHAHSGWGWPSPP; encoded by the coding sequence atgtCTACTGCCTCGGGCTTTGTCGCTGTCCCTCGCTGTCCGGTGATCTTCGACGGTACTAACTACACCGAGTTCGCTGGCTTCATGCGCATTCACATGCGTGGCATCCGTCTCTGGGGTGTTCTTTCTGGCGAGGTCTGCTGTCCGCCACGTCCGGTTCCTCCGGTGGCCCCTACTCCGCCGACTCCACTGGTTCTTCCTCTGGATGCTAATCAGGCCGCCAAGGATGCGGCTAAGGTTGCTGATGAGGCTGCTGATCGTGCCTATGATGAGAGGGCTCTGGCTTATGAGGAGGCTCTTCAGACTTATCATGGTGCTTTGTCTGTTTACACCCAGTGGCTTGatgatgatgctcgtgctgccgctgttctcactgctagtgttctgcctcagtttgcttctgagtttctgggtcttcctactgtcttccagatgtggacctgtcttcgtcagcgctatgagccctctggtgatgccttatacctgtctgtggttcgtcaggagcatgctcttcagcagggtgactCTACTGTTGATGACTTTTATGCACAGAGTTCTGCTATCTGGCGCCAGCTTGATTCTCTCCGCAGTGCTGGTTGTCGTACTTGCCCCTGCTGCCAGGCTATCCAAGCCGATTTGGAGTTTCATCGCGTCTACGAGTTCCTGTCTCGGCTTCGTAAGGAGTTTGAGCCCCGGCGTGCTCAGTTGCTTGCTCGTGGCCGTATTTCTCTCATGGAGGCGCTTTCAGAGATTCGTGCTGAGGAGACTCGCCTACGTGGTGCTGGTTTGCTGGAGGTTCCCTCTGTGCTTGCTACTCGGGTTTCTTCCACTCCACCTGCTGCACCGCCCCATTCTCGCTCGAGTGCTCTGCCGCTCTTGCCCACTCCTTCTGGAGGCTCAGGTCGCCCCCGTTCACATTGTGACTACTGCAAGAATGATGGTCATATTGAGTCCCAGTGCTACACCAAGCGGAAACACCTGCGCAAGGCGCGATCATCAGGGACTGCGTCATCTCCCCCGCCAGCTTCAGCCATTGCTTTGACCGAGCAGGATATTCTGAGACTTAAGCGTCTGCTCGCGGCTTCAGGTTCTTCCTCGACGGGTACTGCTGGTTCTGTGACTGATGCTTCCCGCACTGAGCACCCGCCctctacacagtcag